A segment of the Limibacillus sp. genome:
GCGTGTCGGGCGGGCTGGCGATCGGGACCATCGGGCTGATGGTCCTCATCTCCGCCATGAACGGACTAAGCGTGGCGGGCATGGCGATCGGGGCCACCATCGCCCTTCCTGAGCTTCTGAAACGAAAATACGACAAGCTGATGGTCACTGGCGTGATCCAGGCGGGATCGTCGCTTGGGATTCTCGTCCCGCCGTCGGTGGTGCTGGTGCTGTACGCCATGATTGCCCGTCAGCCCGTGGGTCAGCTTTGGCTCGCGGGGGTCCTGCCTGGGCTGATGATGGCGGGTTTCTTCGTTTTGTATATCTACATCCGTTGCCGGATCAGCCCGGATCTCGGCCCGGCCTTGCCGCAGAAGGAAAGGGACGTCGGCTGGGCAGAGAAACTCCGGCTGCTGAGGGCGGGGCTGCTGCCCTTTTTCATATTCTTCGTGATGATGGTGCCCTTCGTGAACGGCTGGACATCGCTGGTCGAGAGCTCGGCCGTCGGGGCGATTTCGGCCTTTCTGGCGGCTGTCGTCAAGGGCCGCATGACCTGGGAGGTTTTTGAGACCTCCATCCGCAACACGCTCGGCGTCAGCTGCATGTTCATGTGGATCATTGTCGCAGCGCTTGCCTTCGGGGCGGTGTTCGACGGCCTCGGCGCGGTCAAGGCTATCGAGGGCCTATTTACCGAACAACTGGGCCTCAGCCCCTGGATGATTCTGATTCTCATGCAGCTGAGTTTCATCCTGCTGGGAACCTTCCTGGACGACACCGCCATGCTGGTGATCGTCGCCCCCCTTTACGTGCCGCTTGTGGCCCTGCTTGGCTTCGACCTAATATGGTATGG
Coding sequences within it:
- a CDS encoding TRAP transporter large permease subunit — its product is MGYEAIAILMFSSMMLMLFTGQRVFGAIGFVAVVAALALWGDKGGFDLAFSAAIKVMTWYPLLTLPMFIFMGYVLSESRLADDLYRMFHVWMGGVSGGLAIGTIGLMVLISAMNGLSVAGMAIGATIALPELLKRKYDKLMVTGVIQAGSSLGILVPPSVVLVLYAMIARQPVGQLWLAGVLPGLMMAGFFVLYIYIRCRISPDLGPALPQKERDVGWAEKLRLLRAGLLPFFIFFVMMVPFVNGWTSLVESSAVGAISAFLAAVVKGRMTWEVFETSIRNTLGVSCMFMWIIVAALAFGAVFDGLGAVKAIEGLFTEQLGLSPWMILILMQLSFILLGTFLDDTAMLVIVAPLYVPLVALLGFDLIWYGVLYTITCQIAYMTPPFGYNLFLMRAMAPPEITIVDIYRSIIPFVAVMGLGLATIMAFPEIALWLPNYIYGK